TCGATGGTGGACGCTGTCCTGCTTGTAAAGGCACCGGCTATGAAGAAATCGATATGATGTTCATGGATAACGTTGTTATTCCTTGTGACGTCTGCGATGGAAAGAAATACCGCCCTGAGATTTTAGAAATCCAATATAAAAATAAAAACGTTCACGAAATCCTTTCGATGACTGTGAACGAAGCGATGAATTTCTTCGTCGCTCATCCGAATATTCGCAAACCTTTAAGCGTTCTTAAAGAAGTTGGTTTGGATTATTTGCAACTGGGACAACCCGCGAACTCTTTAAGCGGAGGCGAATCGCAGCGCTTAAAGATCGCGAAAGAACTTTCACAAGTACAGCAGAAGTCCACGTTGTATATCCTTGATGAGCCGACGACAGGCCTGCATTTCCGCGAGGTCGATCTATTGATGAAGGTCCTCAATAAATTGATTGAGACCGGCGGCAGCGTCGTCGTCGTAGAACACAATCTCGATGTTATTCGCGCCTCTGATTATATTATTGACCTAGGCCCGGAAGCGGGTAAAAAAGGCGGAAATATTGTCGCCCAAGGATCCCCGGAAGATATTATGAAGGTGAAAAAGAGCCTCACGGGGCAGTATTTAAAACGCTATATCGACGGTCAGAAAAGTCCGTAATTTTGGAAATAACTCATGTTAGTGCAAATTAAGAAGATTCTCGGCGAAGTTAAAGTTTACAAAAAGCTGATTGCCATCGTCGCCGTAGCGGGAGTTATTCACGCGGCCGCGTATGCTCAACTGGGTTACATGATTAAGCCACTTTTTGATAATTTGGCCGGCGCTAATTTCGATCAAGTATTACACCTCGTTCCTTTTGCCTTAGGTCTGTCGGTCGTTGCAGGTATAGCTCGTTACTTTCATATTTACCTGATGAACTACGTTGCCGAGTGTGTCGTTCAAGGAATGCGCCAAAAGTTGCAACAGAAGTTTATGCGTTTGAACCTGACCTTCCATAATAGTTTCACGACAGGTTCGGGCGGTCTTATCAGCCGTATTCTCAATGACATCAACGTGATTCAAGACGGTTTAAGAATGGTTGCGGATATTTTCCTGCACCCCTTGCTCTTTATCTTTTTGCTTAAAAATCTTCTTTTGATTGACTGGAAACTAACGCTTGCAACTTTGCTGGCGGTTCCTGTCATCGGCGTTTTTCTTAAAAACATTTCTCGCAGTCTGCGTAAATACGTTCCTATCGGGCAGCAAGTGCTGGAAAGAATGACCTCCACGATTAAAGAAAGTCTGGATGGCGTGCGTATCATTCAGTCGTTCAATCTTGAAAAAGTCATGGCTGATAAACTTAGAGACGAGTCGAAAGAATATTTGGCGGCGAGAAAACTTGTTCACGCACGCACAGAAGCCATGGGACCTGTGACTGAGTTTGTGGCGGCCTCCATTATGATGTCAGTTCTTCTTTATACGACGTATGAAGTTTCGCAAGGGCGCGCAACTCCGGGAACGTTCGTTGGATTCGTGACGTCCCTTCTTATGATCAACCAGCCTATTAAAAAGTTCCAAGAGTCTTACGTGCGTATGCAACAAGTTGTCGTTGCCTCAGAGCGCGTGTTCGCCATCATTGAAGCGGACCAGGAAGTTCCTGAAAGTACCGTGAATAAGTCTTTCCCTAAAGATTGGCAGAAGCTTGTTTATAAAGACGTGCGCTTCGGCTATGGCAAAGAAATGATTCTTAAAGGGATCAATTTGGAGATTAAGCGCGGCGAAGTGATCGCCTTAGTCGGAGCCAGTGGAAGCGGCAAGTCCACGATCGTAAATCTTCTTGAAAGATTTTTTGATGCTTCCAGCGGCGAAATTCTAATCGACAATACAAATATCCTCGATATCAATTTGAAAGATCTTCGTCGTAATATCGCGCTTGTTACACAAGACGTTTTCTTATTCAGTGATACGATTGAAAAGAACATCCAAGCCGGAAATTTCGATCGCAGCACCGAAGACATTCCGAAAATGGCGAAGCTTGCAAATGCACATGACTTCATTATGAAGACTCCGCAAGGATACCAAACTCGCGTCGGCGACCGCGGAAATCTTCTTTCTGGTGGCGAAAAGCAACGTATCAGTATTGCTCGCGCCATGTTCAAAGATGCTCCTATCTTGATTCTAGATGAGGCGACAAGCGCCCTGGACACGGCGAGTGAGATTGAAGTACAAAAGGGTCTTGATCATTTGATGGAAGGCCGTACGGCTCTCGTTATCGCGCACCGACTTTCTACTATCCAAAAGGCTGACAAGATCGTTGTCCTTAAAGATGGTGAGATTATCGAGATCGGAACTCACCAGGGATTGCTGTCTCAGCAAGGTGAATACTTCCGTTTCCACAGCCTGCAACACAGTTAGACACCCGGTGTTTCAGAGTGAAACATCGGACACAGACCATGGTCTAGGTTTGAACTCACTTTAGACAGTCCCTCTCAAGTTCGTCTACTTTCTTGACGATAAAAGTATCGATACTTTTGACAGTCAATGAAAGGAAAGAACTTATGATTAATTGGGATGAGTTTGAACATATACATGTGATCAACAAGCTCAAACAAATTCTCAGCGCGTGGTGGAACATTGACGTGGTTTTCACGGATGAGCGTGGCGCCCTTAAAGGGTATGACTCTGATAAAGTCACTTTCAACAATCCAGCTATCAGTGCTCTTGTAAAAAAAGAAGCAGGCCAAGCTAGCATTGCAGAGTTAGTTTCTAAATCTTTGGATGATCTTCGCACTTCGCAAAATCGCTTTAGCCTACGCAAGTGGGACATTGTTGGTTTCGACGTTGGTGTTTTCCCAATCATGATTGAAAATGATTGCGTGGGGACTGTTGTTGCGATGGGCTTCTTCCGAGAAGCGAACTTCACAGCTCGTATGAGTGAAATCCGTGAGCGCTTGGCTGCTTTCGGCATGTCTGGTGAAGTGATTGAGAAATGTTTGGGCAAGTTGAAATTCTTGGACGATCAAGAGCGCGCTCACTTCGGCGAGCTTTGCGAACTTGTGGCTCAAGAGATTGTAACTCTTCACTTGGAAATTTCTTCTCGTGAAGACCGCATCAAAGAATTGAACAAAGAATTGGGCAACCGTTTCAAGTATGACAACATGATCGGTAAATCTAAACCAATGCAGTCTTTGTATGCTCTTCTTGATAAGATCAAAGGTGCGGACTCTACTGTGCTGGTGCAAGGTGAAAACGGTACTGGTAAAGAGTTGATTGCAAAATCAATCCACTACAATTCCAACCGTAAAGACAAACCTTTCATTATCCAAAACTGTTCTGCATTCAATGACAACCTCTTGGAATCTGAACTTTTCGGTCACGTGAAGGGCTCGTTCACAGGCGCTCTAAAAGATAAAAAAGGTCTTTTCGAGATGGCTGATAAAGGAACTTTCTTCCTTGACGAGATCGGTGATACATCTCCGCAAATGCAAGTTAAACTTCTTCGCGTATTGCAAGAAGGTACTTTCATGCCAGTAGGTGCGACAGAGTCTAGAAAAGTTGACGTGCGCATCGTAGCAGCGACAAACCGCAACTTGAAAGAGATGGTAGAGCAAGGAACATTCCGTGAAGACTTGTACTATCGCTTGAATGTTATCAACATCCGCGTTCCGCCTCTTCGTGAAAGAAAAGAAGACATTCCATTCCTTGTGGATTTCTTCTTGAGCAAAATCCACGATCAGCAAGGCGGTCCAAAACGTCAAATCACGAAACGTGCATTGGAAAAGTTGTATGACTATCCATGGCCAGGTAACGTGCGTGAATTGCAAAATGAAATCGAAAGACTTTGTGTTCTTTCCGGCGACGAAACAAAATTGATGGCGGAACTTCTTTCTCCAAAAGTTTTGGAAGCTGGCGAAAAGAACAAAGTTCAAGGTTCCCGTTTGCAAGGTAAGTTGAAAGATGCGTTGGAAGATCTTGAGCGCGAAATGATCCGTGAAGGTCTTCGCCGCACAGGTTGGAATAAATCCAAACTTGCAAAAGAATTGGGTATCAGCCGCGCAGGTCTTATCATGAAGGTCGAAAAATACGGCCTCGATAAACGTAAACTCGCTCGCTAAGAAAAAGGTACCAGATACCTTTTCCCAACTCCAAGAGCTCTGTGCAAAACACAGGGCTCTTTGTTTTTTCAGGCACCCTCGCCCCGGCCAAAAACTCGTCGTGCCGCTTTCTGTTTCTTACCCTAAATAAATTACCTGTGTGATCGAAACTTAGCAGGTATTTCGGGACCCTCGCCCCGCCTGTTTTTTAGTCGGGCGAAGGTCCTAAGCCGCTGGAATCTATAGAGGAATTGGTTTTGAGAAGCCGCTGGCACCACTCTTGTAATAAGAGTCCTTTCGTAAGGGGTACGTGGTTTATGCAGCACTCAACATTGGACAGCTCTTTCGTAAATCGATTGAAGCAAATTCTCGCTAGCCGCTATGGGAAGGGTTTACAGATTCGTCAGTTGATGGATCTGGCGGAATTGAAATCAGGAGAAGAAGCTTTTACGCGGGGGCGTGATCTTCATATTCCTATTCAAGTGAACGGCGCATTTTTGGGAACCGCCGTCGTTCCTTCGGCTGACGATCTCAACGCCGAAAAAAAACAGGGTGTTACACAACTTGTGCGTATGGTTCTAGAACCAGCCATGTACAAATGGTATCTTGAACAAAAGGAATCCAATCTTCTGGAACTGAATAAAGCGCAGTTGGAACTGGATAACGTGCGTTTGTTCGGAGAGTCTCTCCCCACTATCGACGACATTTTGAATGATGAAGAGTTGAACGACGACCTGACCGAAGGTCCTGCAAGCGAATTGATTTCTCACCTGATTCATTTGGAAGGTCGCTCTGAAAACACCAATAAAAAAGTCGCTTTGCAACTGCATGAGCTGACTTCAAGATGGGCCTTTGTACCTTTCAACGATATCAAAGGGCAGCTTCACTCCGCACAAGATATCGCTAAAATGGGCGCAATGACGATCTTCATCGAAAACGTCGAGAATCTGAACGCGGCTGAGCAAGAACTCGTGCTGGATTACATCTCTGAAGGGCACTCAGCAGACGAACCTCTTATCATTACAAGCTCATTGTTAAGTCTTGAAGATCTTGGCAAGTCTTCACTGACGTCCAATCTTGTTGATGAACTGTCCGTGAATTGTTTCGAGGTCGACCGAGCTCCTCTGACGACGCAAGGTCTTAAAGAGGTCTTGGAGCTTTTCTTCATGAAGGACTCCCCTCTCGACGCTTAAAAGTTTAATCCTTGAAAATAGCATGAGTGTCTGTGAGAATTTTTCTTATGGTCACTCATGATGAATATCTAAATCCGTTTTTAACTCGTTCTCTTCAATCCAGCGCGTACAAGGTTTTCTCCCTTGCCGGCGATGCTTCTAACCGCCGCTACTATCGCGTCGTCCTTGATCACAATTCTTGGGTCCTTATGCGTTGGGAGCCTTTCCAGCCAGAGAACTATCCCTTCCTGAGTGTCCTTAATCATTTCGCAAAAAACGGCGTTCATGTGCCGCAAGTAATTGCTATGTCTCCGCAAGAAGGCCTTGTGCTTTTGGAAGACCTCGGTGACCTGACACTAGAAAGAAAATTCTGGGAGAACCAAAATCAAGAAGCGTCCTTGGAGTTTTATCAAATGGCCGTGGATGAAATCGTAAAGATTCATCATCCAGCGACTTTGGATAAATCCGAGTGCACAGCTTTTAAGATGAAGTTTGATACTGAAAAGTTCTTGTGGGAAATGAATTACGGAAAAGACAATTTGCTTTCCGGAATTCTTAAGTTTCATTTCAGCGACTCTTTGAACAAAGAGATGGCGGATATTTTCACAAGCATTTGCTCTCGCTTGGATGCGGAACCAAAACGTATTGCTCATCGTGACTATCACTCACGCAATCTTATGATCAAACTTGATCAAATGAGTGTGATTGATTTCCAAGATGCTCGCCTGGGTCCTATTCAGTATGACCTTGTGAGCTTGATGCGCGACTCTTACGTCGACATGAACGACTCTATGGCAAAAACTCTTTTGGATTATTATTTGGATAAATCCAAAGAATATTTGCCAAAAGATTTTTCGCGTGAACACTTCGATCATATTTACGAACTGCAGTCCATTCAACGGTGCTTTAAAGCCTGCGGAAGTTTTGCTAGCTTCTTCCACCAACGCGAAGACCGTCGTTACTTGAAATATCTGTCGGGAACTCTGCGTCGTGTGATGAAGGCGATCAATGAGTTTCCCGAATACAAAACATTTGCCGATGTTCTTATTGATTCGGGTGCTTTGGAAAGAAAGTACGAATCCCTATGAATGTGATGCTTCTCGCGGCGGGAGAAGGAACTCGCCTTCGCCCTTATACAACTGTGTTGCCTAAACCGGCGATCCCGTTTTTAACGGTGCCTTTAGCGGCGCACAGTCTTGGATTTCTGCGCGGGAACAAAATCAATAAGCTTGTGGTGAACACTTATCATTTGCCAAGAAAAATCCATGAGCTTTTCCACAGACTTCCCCACAAGGCGGAAAGTCTGCACTTTTCAAACGAGACCGATCAAATCTTGGGAAGTGGCGGAGGACTCAATAAAGCCCGTGAGCACTTCATCGGTGGCGGCGATTTTATTTTGATGAATGCGGATGAGATTATTCTTCCTCGCGACTCCTCGATCTTGCAAAAAGCCATTCAACATCACAAGCAATCCGGTGCCCTTTCTACTATTATGGTTATGGACCATCCCGGCGTGGGCACTCAGTTTGGTGGCGTGTGGACTGACGAAAGAAACCAGGTTCTTGGATTTGGAAAAAATGCTTTTCCAAACGCATTTAAAGCTTGGCATTTTATCGGTGTGCAGATTCTTTCGGAAAGAATTTTTGACTATCTCCCGAAAGAGGGCGAATCGAACATACTTTACGACGCCGTGACAGCGGCCATTCAAAAAGGCGAACTTGTTCAAGCATATCCTTTTGATTGCAGCTGGTTTGAAACAGGAAATCCTCAGGATTTTCTGGAAGCGTCCAAGAAATGTTTTACTTATTTAAACTCTCCACAAAACTCTTTTCAGAAGGATGCTTTGCTGGCAACTCTTCAGGATTTTGCTCCGAAAAGTATCAAGATTTCATCAGAGTTCGGTGGGCAACGAGTGATCTCGGAAAATGCTCGGATTGATATCTCTGCACAAATCTCGGGTTTATTCTGCGCAGGTCCCGGCAGTTCCGTAGCATCAGATTGTCAGTTGGAAAACGTGATCGTTGGTGATGGCGTTCAAGTTCCTGCTGGAACTAAAGCCGCCAACACCCTTTTGCTTTAGAGTTATTTTTGGAGAGCCAAGTCCGCGTCTGTATAGAAAGACTCTTGGCTTTCTTTGACCTTATATCGACGAGTCATCATCAAGAAAATACTATCTGCCGCGACACCAATTGGTTCGCCGTTATAATTTTTCTGCATACCCGCTAAACTTGATGGATCGCGATCAAGAGCATTTCTGCCAAGACCCTCACCGGCACCGCTGTAACCCGCGACTCCACCGGAAAGATCGTCCTCCATCGGAGGAGCAGAACCAAGTCCGCCGCCACCGCCTTCTTCATAACCGTTGGAAGCAGTCATCGCGCCGATTTTCAACTTATCAGCTTTGTCTGCCGCTTTTTTTGATGCGTCAGATGCAAAGGCGTAAGCTCCATCAATCGCACCCTGTGGGAATCCTGCCGCCGCCATCGCTTCTTTCGAAGCAAAGTCAGAAACATTGTACTCTTTCCCCATCGGCGTTTTAATTTTCCCCGTCTTTGGATCGTACAAACCATTTTTCTGAAGTTGTGCAAGATTTCCTTTTACTGCATTGAAAGCGGGATCTTTATTCAAAGGGTTTTTAGGGTTGTCTAAATCTAAGGGATTTGTATCCGCTCCATCATAAAGGCCTAAACCATCCGATTGAAGGCCCGTGATTCCCGCCATGCCTGAAGATTTTCCGTGCTGCTTTCCCTGAGCAAGAGACAGCAAGCCCATACCGATCTGAATCGGGCCGGTAACACAACCAGATTGGCAGCCTGTATTACAGCATGTCGACAGATCGCGCACTCCCATCGCAATATGCATCGCACCTTGCAAGAAAGACATCGCCTGACCTTTGTCGTTCTGACTTTTCGTATTATCAGCAGAGTTATTAACAGATGGCTGACTCACTGGTGTTGGAGTTTTAGTTTCAACACCTTTGGAGCCGCTTTCTTTAGTTGGGGTCGTAGGCGTTTTTGTTGGTGATTCAGCGAAAGCCACCGGAGAGAAACTAAGGCTTAAGATACATG
This region of Bdellovibrio sp. 22V genomic DNA includes:
- a CDS encoding ABC transporter ATP-binding protein, with product MLVQIKKILGEVKVYKKLIAIVAVAGVIHAAAYAQLGYMIKPLFDNLAGANFDQVLHLVPFALGLSVVAGIARYFHIYLMNYVAECVVQGMRQKLQQKFMRLNLTFHNSFTTGSGGLISRILNDINVIQDGLRMVADIFLHPLLFIFLLKNLLLIDWKLTLATLLAVPVIGVFLKNISRSLRKYVPIGQQVLERMTSTIKESLDGVRIIQSFNLEKVMADKLRDESKEYLAARKLVHARTEAMGPVTEFVAASIMMSVLLYTTYEVSQGRATPGTFVGFVTSLLMINQPIKKFQESYVRMQQVVVASERVFAIIEADQEVPESTVNKSFPKDWQKLVYKDVRFGYGKEMILKGINLEIKRGEVIALVGASGSGKSTIVNLLERFFDASSGEILIDNTNILDINLKDLRRNIALVTQDVFLFSDTIEKNIQAGNFDRSTEDIPKMAKLANAHDFIMKTPQGYQTRVGDRGNLLSGGEKQRISIARAMFKDAPILILDEATSALDTASEIEVQKGLDHLMEGRTALVIAHRLSTIQKADKIVVLKDGEIIEIGTHQGLLSQQGEYFRFHSLQHS
- a CDS encoding sigma 54-interacting transcriptional regulator — its product is MINWDEFEHIHVINKLKQILSAWWNIDVVFTDERGALKGYDSDKVTFNNPAISALVKKEAGQASIAELVSKSLDDLRTSQNRFSLRKWDIVGFDVGVFPIMIENDCVGTVVAMGFFREANFTARMSEIRERLAAFGMSGEVIEKCLGKLKFLDDQERAHFGELCELVAQEIVTLHLEISSREDRIKELNKELGNRFKYDNMIGKSKPMQSLYALLDKIKGADSTVLVQGENGTGKELIAKSIHYNSNRKDKPFIIQNCSAFNDNLLESELFGHVKGSFTGALKDKKGLFEMADKGTFFLDEIGDTSPQMQVKLLRVLQEGTFMPVGATESRKVDVRIVAATNRNLKEMVEQGTFREDLYYRLNVINIRVPPLRERKEDIPFLVDFFLSKIHDQQGGPKRQITKRALEKLYDYPWPGNVRELQNEIERLCVLSGDETKLMAELLSPKVLEAGEKNKVQGSRLQGKLKDALEDLEREMIREGLRRTGWNKSKLAKELGISRAGLIMKVEKYGLDKRKLAR
- a CDS encoding phosphotransferase; protein product: MRIFLMVTHDEYLNPFLTRSLQSSAYKVFSLAGDASNRRYYRVVLDHNSWVLMRWEPFQPENYPFLSVLNHFAKNGVHVPQVIAMSPQEGLVLLEDLGDLTLERKFWENQNQEASLEFYQMAVDEIVKIHHPATLDKSECTAFKMKFDTEKFLWEMNYGKDNLLSGILKFHFSDSLNKEMADIFTSICSRLDAEPKRIAHRDYHSRNLMIKLDQMSVIDFQDARLGPIQYDLVSLMRDSYVDMNDSMAKTLLDYYLDKSKEYLPKDFSREHFDHIYELQSIQRCFKACGSFASFFHQREDRRYLKYLSGTLRRVMKAINEFPEYKTFADVLIDSGALERKYESL
- a CDS encoding sugar phosphate nucleotidyltransferase; this encodes MNVMLLAAGEGTRLRPYTTVLPKPAIPFLTVPLAAHSLGFLRGNKINKLVVNTYHLPRKIHELFHRLPHKAESLHFSNETDQILGSGGGLNKAREHFIGGGDFILMNADEIILPRDSSILQKAIQHHKQSGALSTIMVMDHPGVGTQFGGVWTDERNQVLGFGKNAFPNAFKAWHFIGVQILSERIFDYLPKEGESNILYDAVTAAIQKGELVQAYPFDCSWFETGNPQDFLEASKKCFTYLNSPQNSFQKDALLATLQDFAPKSIKISSEFGGQRVISENARIDISAQISGLFCAGPGSSVASDCQLENVIVGDGVQVPAGTKAANTLLL